The following proteins are encoded in a genomic region of Methanoculleus oceani:
- a CDS encoding DUF2109 family protein, producing the protein MIALYIVAGVAVFAAIRAVIEKNTGRKLPYANVLNFAVAGTIVLLLNHPLSLVAAAAYFVGSTLEANAVASTYAGGMKR; encoded by the coding sequence GTGATCGCGCTCTATATCGTGGCGGGAGTAGCCGTCTTTGCCGCTATACGAGCCGTCATTGAGAAGAACACCGGCCGGAAACTCCCCTACGCGAACGTCCTGAACTTCGCCGTCGCCGGGACAATCGTCCTGCTGCTCAACCATCCGCTCTCGCTCGTCGCGGCGGCAGCCTACTTCGTCGGCTCCACGCTCGAGGCGAACGCCGTGGCAAGCACCTACGCGGGAGGGATGAAACGATGA